One Gordonia sp. SID5947 genomic region harbors:
- a CDS encoding PPOX class F420-dependent oxidoreductase: MSDDQFDPRALIADSRLGILATIKSNGLPQLSPVTSVYDRDTDTIYVSMTEGRAKTANLRRDPRAAIEYTSADGFTWATAEGDVTLVGPGTDPDGDEVDALVDYYRQGAGEHPNWDEYRAVMVSDRRVLMVLRVGRVYGAKLR; encoded by the coding sequence ATGAGTGACGACCAGTTCGATCCACGAGCCCTGATCGCCGACAGCAGACTCGGGATCCTCGCGACCATCAAGTCGAACGGGCTACCCCAGCTGTCGCCCGTGACATCGGTCTACGACCGTGACACCGACACCATCTATGTCTCCATGACCGAAGGCCGGGCCAAGACGGCCAACCTTCGTCGGGACCCACGCGCGGCGATCGAGTACACCAGCGCAGACGGATTCACCTGGGCGACGGCCGAGGGTGACGTGACCCTCGTCGGGCCGGGCACCGATCCGGATGGCGACGAGGTCGACGCGCTCGTGGACTACTACCGGCAAGGAGCAGGGGAGCACCCGAACTGGGACGAATACCGAGCTGTGATGGTCTCGGATCGTCGAGTTCTGATGGTGCTTCGCGTCGGCCGAGTCTACGGTGCCAAGCTGCGCTGA
- a CDS encoding DUF1330 domain-containing protein has translation MADNDGPVYALNLFDLADNEDYRAYSRRSLAEVQSHGGRVVSLGGFRDAEVGDIAPRQVMVLVEWDSIEAFESYRDDPALAGLHRLRENGTTGYIWHLFDRLDDLRPLLRRS, from the coding sequence ATGGCCGACAACGATGGTCCGGTGTATGCACTGAACCTGTTCGACCTGGCCGACAACGAGGACTATCGGGCGTACTCACGGCGGTCGTTGGCCGAGGTGCAGAGCCATGGCGGGCGAGTCGTCTCGTTGGGTGGGTTCCGGGACGCCGAGGTAGGCGACATCGCTCCGCGGCAGGTGATGGTGTTGGTCGAGTGGGATTCGATCGAGGCGTTCGAGAGCTATCGCGATGATCCGGCCCTCGCCGGTCTCCATCGACTACGGGAGAACGGCACGACCGGCTACATCTGGCATCTCTTCGACAGGCTCGACGACCTGCGTCCGCTCCTACGGCGGTCCTGA
- a CDS encoding glutamate--cysteine ligase: MRFADSSTAGDPGEALPTVGVEEEFILVDQLTGQPVGRNREVAAAAARRGVELDLELTSCQIETATSACITSDQVLAELRRLRTIVAEAADEVGVAVIAAGVPPTVPDHFPITETERYRHIGEKFGMLAHEQGISGCHIHVGVPDRGTAVAVSNHLRQRLPILLALSANSPIYRDADTGHASWRSVLWSRWPASGPPPHLRSREHFEQIVAMLLSSGAILDDHMVYWDIRPSDHLPTVEIRVGDVQPRADEAVVVAALVRALVVTALGDIAAGVPPPVIDSDVLAAAMWKAAHDGIEGHGIDVVTQQPVSALTQLESLVADVRPALDDLGDRALVAAAVERLRAEGNGASRRRRRFALSTSGRDIVESAAREFTS, from the coding sequence GTGAGGTTCGCCGACTCGTCAACCGCGGGTGACCCCGGGGAGGCGCTGCCGACGGTCGGCGTCGAAGAAGAGTTCATCCTGGTGGATCAGCTCACCGGGCAGCCCGTGGGCCGCAACCGGGAAGTCGCTGCGGCCGCCGCACGTCGAGGCGTCGAGCTGGATCTGGAGTTGACGTCCTGCCAGATCGAGACCGCCACGTCTGCGTGTATCACCAGCGACCAGGTGCTCGCCGAATTACGCAGGCTCCGAACCATCGTCGCCGAAGCCGCCGACGAGGTCGGCGTTGCCGTGATCGCCGCGGGCGTACCTCCGACCGTGCCCGACCACTTCCCCATCACCGAAACGGAGCGATATCGCCATATCGGCGAGAAGTTCGGAATGCTGGCACACGAGCAGGGCATCTCGGGGTGTCACATCCACGTCGGTGTGCCCGACCGCGGCACCGCGGTGGCCGTCAGCAATCACCTTCGGCAACGGCTGCCGATCTTGCTCGCCCTGTCTGCCAATTCGCCGATCTATCGCGATGCCGACACCGGACATGCCAGTTGGCGCTCGGTGCTCTGGTCTCGATGGCCGGCGTCGGGGCCGCCTCCACACCTGCGCTCCCGTGAGCACTTCGAACAGATCGTGGCGATGTTGTTGTCCAGCGGCGCCATTCTCGACGACCACATGGTCTATTGGGACATCCGCCCGTCCGACCACCTGCCCACCGTCGAGATCCGGGTCGGTGATGTCCAGCCGCGCGCCGACGAAGCCGTCGTGGTGGCAGCGCTCGTCCGCGCCCTGGTCGTCACGGCGCTGGGCGACATCGCGGCAGGCGTCCCCCCGCCGGTGATCGATTCCGATGTCCTGGCAGCGGCCATGTGGAAGGCAGCACACGACGGTATAGAAGGCCACGGGATCGATGTCGTGACGCAGCAACCGGTTTCGGCACTCACTCAACTCGAGTCGCTCGTCGCCGACGTCCGTCCGGCACTTGACGACCTCGGGGACCGTGCGCTGGTCGCGGCCGCCGTGGAACGTCTGCGCGCCGAGGGTAACGGCGCCAGTCGTCGCCGCCGGCGATTCGCGCTGAGCACGAGCGGACGCGACATCGTCGAGTCGGCGGCCCGAGAGTTCACCAGCTGA
- a CDS encoding SRPBCC family protein, giving the protein MAGVEVEVDSDMSPTAAWELASDLGRFSEWMTIFGGWRSDLPSRIGEGTEVSSLIKVKGFRNIIHWRVTEYVEPEVIALAGRGRGGVRIDLTMKVTPAESGSHFGLHADLSGGLLNGPVGRLVARVIESDVRASINNLAGLS; this is encoded by the coding sequence ATGGCCGGAGTAGAGGTCGAGGTCGATTCGGACATGAGCCCGACGGCCGCGTGGGAGCTCGCATCAGATCTCGGCAGGTTCTCAGAGTGGATGACGATATTCGGTGGCTGGCGGAGCGACCTCCCGTCCCGGATCGGGGAGGGGACGGAGGTGTCCTCGCTGATCAAGGTGAAAGGCTTTCGGAACATCATCCATTGGCGGGTGACCGAATACGTCGAACCCGAGGTGATCGCGCTCGCCGGTCGCGGCCGGGGCGGTGTCCGGATCGACCTCACGATGAAGGTCACGCCGGCCGAGTCGGGATCTCATTTCGGCTTGCACGCCGACCTCAGTGGTGGTCTACTCAACGGCCCGGTGGGCCGGTTGGTGGCGCGGGTGATCGAATCCGATGTCCGAGCGTCGATCAACAATCTGGCCGGGCTCTCATGA
- a CDS encoding nuclear transport factor 2 family protein encodes MTVDDDHHAICTLLYRYAELLDAGDFASVGELFADADITIRGEVTGHGAAHVRAMFETMVVVHPDGTPRTRHLITNPIIDFDGRDNARVRSCYTVLQQREARIDIVASGRHLDTMARRGGEWTFTSRDYGYLELVGDTSEHLRAQSR; translated from the coding sequence ATGACCGTCGACGACGACCACCACGCGATCTGCACGCTGCTCTACCGATACGCGGAGCTCCTCGACGCCGGGGACTTCGCTTCCGTCGGCGAGCTGTTCGCCGACGCGGACATCACCATCCGCGGAGAGGTCACCGGCCATGGCGCCGCGCATGTTCGCGCGATGTTCGAGACGATGGTGGTCGTCCATCCCGACGGGACGCCGCGGACCCGACACCTGATCACGAACCCGATCATCGACTTCGACGGCCGCGACAACGCTCGTGTCCGATCCTGCTACACAGTGCTGCAGCAGCGCGAGGCCCGCATCGACATCGTCGCGTCGGGCCGCCATCTCGACACCATGGCGCGGCGTGGTGGTGAATGGACCTTCACCTCGCGCGATTACGGATACCTCGAGCTCGTCGGAGACACGTCCGAACACCTACGCGCGCAGAGTCGATGA
- a CDS encoding antibiotic biosynthesis monooxygenase, with product MVIVAGHITVEPEHRETYLAGCVTVVEKARRTEGCLDFAIDPDLLDSVRINILERWRSRADVEAFRGSGPGDDQGAAIRSASVAEYEVGDVRLLSG from the coding sequence ATGGTCATCGTCGCGGGACACATCACCGTCGAGCCCGAGCATCGCGAGACCTACCTCGCAGGTTGTGTGACGGTCGTGGAGAAGGCGCGGCGGACGGAGGGGTGTCTTGACTTTGCGATCGACCCCGACCTGCTCGATTCCGTTCGCATCAACATCTTGGAGCGTTGGCGGTCGCGGGCCGACGTCGAGGCCTTTCGCGGGAGTGGTCCGGGTGACGACCAGGGTGCCGCCATCCGCTCCGCATCGGTGGCCGAGTACGAGGTCGGTGACGTGCGGCTGTTGTCCGGATAG
- a CDS encoding PAS and ANTAR domain-containing protein: protein MQRVGSFRFLYEGERWEWSDEVAALHGYEPGEVTPTTELLIGHKHPDDRVHFEAMLAEMLTHHAPFSSRHRIIDTQGRVRPVAVIAHSITDPSGECIGTEGFYLDLTESVDASVREQLDDHVQSFRTSRGSIEQAKGMLMLMYSVSAERAIDVLKWRSQEVNVKVRDVAESLIAESVASLQIPDHTRRQFDNIVLRASSGSRVD from the coding sequence ATGCAGAGGGTCGGTAGTTTCCGATTCTTGTACGAAGGTGAGCGGTGGGAATGGTCGGATGAGGTGGCCGCGCTCCACGGCTACGAGCCCGGTGAGGTCACTCCGACGACCGAGCTGTTGATCGGGCACAAGCATCCAGATGACCGTGTCCACTTCGAGGCGATGCTCGCCGAGATGCTCACCCACCACGCGCCGTTCTCCAGTCGGCACCGGATCATCGACACCCAGGGGCGCGTACGGCCCGTCGCCGTCATCGCTCACAGCATCACGGACCCATCCGGAGAATGCATCGGGACCGAGGGTTTCTACCTCGATCTCACGGAGTCGGTCGACGCGTCGGTGCGAGAACAGCTCGACGACCACGTGCAGTCGTTTCGGACCTCACGCGGTTCGATCGAACAGGCCAAAGGCATGTTGATGCTCATGTACAGCGTCAGCGCCGAACGGGCCATCGACGTGCTGAAATGGCGGTCGCAGGAGGTGAACGTGAAGGTGCGCGATGTCGCGGAGTCTCTGATCGCTGAGTCCGTCGCCAGTCTTCAGATACCGGATCACACCCGACGTCAGTTCGACAACATCGTGCTCAGGGCGAGCAGCGGATCACGGGTGGATTGA
- a CDS encoding DNA alkylation repair protein produces the protein MAETTVAEVMAELAELDDPKTREVNSRHGDDHGVNLTRLRAVAKRLRTQQQLAVELWETGDSAARLLALLICRPKDFDRDELDAMVRDARTPKVHDWLVNYVVKKNPHSEMLRVAWMADPDSVVASAGWALTADRVTKAPDVLDLPALLDVVDAEMRQAPDRLQWAMNACLAQIGIAHPVYRARAIEIGERLEVLKDYPTSPGCTSPFAPTWITAMVNRQGW, from the coding sequence GTGGCCGAGACCACGGTGGCAGAGGTGATGGCCGAGCTGGCCGAACTCGACGACCCGAAGACCCGCGAGGTGAACTCGAGGCACGGCGACGATCACGGGGTGAACCTCACCAGGCTGCGAGCGGTCGCCAAGCGTCTGAGGACCCAGCAGCAACTCGCTGTGGAACTCTGGGAGACGGGGGACAGCGCAGCACGATTGCTCGCGCTCTTGATCTGCCGCCCCAAGGACTTCGACCGTGACGAGCTGGATGCCATGGTGCGTGATGCGAGAACGCCCAAGGTGCACGACTGGCTCGTGAACTACGTGGTGAAGAAGAATCCGCATTCGGAGATGCTGCGTGTGGCCTGGATGGCCGATCCCGATTCCGTGGTGGCGAGCGCCGGATGGGCGCTGACTGCCGACCGGGTGACGAAGGCGCCGGACGTTCTCGATCTCCCCGCACTGCTCGATGTTGTCGATGCGGAGATGAGACAGGCTCCGGACCGCCTCCAGTGGGCGATGAACGCCTGCCTGGCCCAGATCGGGATCGCACACCCCGTTTACCGAGCCCGCGCGATCGAGATCGGTGAGCGCTTGGAGGTCCTGAAGGACTACCCGACCTCTCCGGGGTGCACGTCGCCGTTCGCCCCGACGTGGATCACGGCGATGGTGAATAGGCAGGGCTGGTAG
- a CDS encoding metalloregulator ArsR/SmtB family transcription factor: protein MSKQGLFVPAVGRGLGAEDATEFSSALKALGDPVRLRLLSEVASHPGGEACVCDISGPFELSQPTISHHLKVLREAGMVSSERRGSWVYYRVNTGALSRLADLLGGLAAAVVGEPRSCEVPE, encoded by the coding sequence ATGTCGAAACAGGGGCTGTTTGTGCCGGCTGTCGGCCGAGGGTTGGGCGCCGAGGACGCAACTGAGTTCTCGTCGGCGCTGAAGGCTCTTGGTGACCCGGTGCGGTTGCGATTGTTGTCGGAGGTTGCGTCGCATCCTGGTGGTGAGGCGTGCGTGTGCGATATCTCGGGGCCGTTCGAGTTGTCGCAGCCGACGATCTCACATCATCTGAAAGTGCTGCGCGAGGCGGGAATGGTGAGTAGTGAACGGCGCGGCAGTTGGGTGTACTACCGAGTGAACACCGGCGCGCTGAGCCGGCTGGCGGATCTGCTGGGCGGATTGGCGGCGGCGGTGGTGGGGGAGCCGCGCTCGTGTGAGGTGCCGGAGTGA
- the arsB gene encoding ACR3 family arsenite efflux transporter has translation MNATETAVAGKLSVLDRFLPVWIGAAMLVGLLLGRGVPGLGEVLAAVEIDGISLPIALGLLIMMYPVLAKVRYDRLGSVTGDRRLLLGSLMLNWIIGPALMFALAWLLLPDLPEYRTGLIIVGLARCIAMVIIWNDLACGDREAAAVLVALNSVFQVVMFAVLGWFYLSVLPGWLGLEQTAIETSPWQIAKSVLIFLGIPLVAGYLTRRLGERARGRDWYESSFLPRLGPWALYGLLFTIVILFALQGEQITSRPWDVVRIALPLLIYFAVMWGGGFLLGAVLGLGYERTTTMAFTAAGNNFELAIAVAIATYGATSGQALAGVIGPLIEVPVLVGLVYVSLVLRRRFATPADMVAGGHRAA, from the coding sequence GTGAACGCGACCGAAACCGCCGTGGCGGGAAAACTCTCCGTGCTCGACCGGTTCCTGCCGGTGTGGATCGGCGCGGCAATGCTCGTCGGACTTCTGCTCGGTCGCGGCGTTCCGGGTCTGGGCGAGGTGCTGGCGGCGGTGGAGATCGACGGCATTTCGCTTCCGATCGCACTGGGGTTGCTGATCATGATGTACCCGGTGCTGGCGAAGGTGCGCTACGACCGGCTCGGTTCGGTCACCGGTGATCGCAGGCTGCTGCTCGGCTCGTTGATGCTGAACTGGATCATCGGACCGGCGCTGATGTTCGCGCTGGCGTGGCTGTTGCTACCGGATCTGCCGGAGTATCGGACCGGGCTGATCATCGTCGGCCTGGCTCGCTGTATCGCGATGGTCATCATCTGGAACGACCTCGCGTGCGGAGACCGCGAAGCCGCCGCGGTCCTTGTCGCTCTCAATTCGGTGTTCCAGGTCGTCATGTTCGCCGTGTTGGGGTGGTTCTATCTCTCCGTCCTGCCCGGGTGGCTGGGCCTTGAACAGACGGCCATCGAGACCTCGCCGTGGCAGATCGCGAAATCGGTACTCATCTTCCTCGGGATCCCGCTCGTCGCGGGCTATCTCACGCGTCGGCTGGGCGAGCGCGCAAGGGGACGCGACTGGTACGAATCGTCTTTCCTGCCGCGGCTGGGACCGTGGGCGTTGTACGGGTTGCTGTTCACCATCGTGATCCTGTTCGCGCTGCAAGGGGAGCAGATCACCTCCCGGCCATGGGATGTCGTGCGGATCGCGCTGCCGTTGTTGATCTACTTCGCGGTGATGTGGGGCGGTGGGTTCCTGCTCGGCGCCGTTCTCGGGCTGGGGTATGAGCGGACCACCACGATGGCGTTCACCGCTGCGGGCAACAACTTCGAACTGGCGATCGCGGTCGCAATCGCCACCTACGGCGCCACCTCTGGGCAGGCGTTGGCGGGAGTCATCGGCCCGCTGATCGAGGTGCCGGTGCTCGTCGGCCTGGTCTACGTCTCGCTGGTGTTGCGTCGCCGATTCGCCACGCCCGCTGACATGGTGGCGGGTGGTCACCGTGCTGCCTGA
- a CDS encoding low molecular weight phosphatase family protein, with protein sequence MPDHITVLFVCVSNRGKSVMAQHLTAAVTDHIEATSAGTDAKVGARVNELSAQVLAEVGVDVSGHQPRQLTDELMRAADLVVVVGTADVSVPDGVELEVWKTDEPSLRGIEGIERMRLVRDDITERIRVLDDRLH encoded by the coding sequence CTGCCTGATCACATCACGGTGTTGTTCGTCTGCGTGAGCAACCGCGGCAAATCAGTGATGGCCCAACACCTCACAGCCGCGGTCACCGATCACATCGAGGCAACTTCGGCCGGAACCGACGCCAAGGTGGGTGCCCGGGTCAACGAACTGTCGGCGCAGGTGCTCGCCGAGGTCGGTGTGGACGTGTCAGGCCATCAGCCACGTCAACTGACCGATGAGCTGATGCGAGCCGCAGACCTGGTCGTGGTGGTCGGCACCGCCGACGTCTCTGTGCCGGACGGGGTGGAACTCGAGGTGTGGAAGACCGACGAACCCTCTCTGCGCGGTATCGAAGGGATCGAACGGATGCGACTGGTCCGCGACGACATCACCGAACGGATCCGTGTCCTCGACGACCGGTTGCACTAG
- a CDS encoding ArsI/CadI family heavy metal resistance metalloenzyme: protein MSRLQLALNVDDLDTAVEFYSKLFNTSPAKRKPGYANFAVDEPPLKLVLIESPGRGGTINHLGVEVESSEKVHSEIARLSGEGLFTQEEINSTCCFATQDKVWVTGPADEKWEVYAVLADSDTFGTSPKLLEQNATDDSAPSAGCCGPSTDDPAEAATACC, encoded by the coding sequence ATGTCCCGTCTGCAACTCGCGCTCAACGTCGACGATCTCGATACCGCGGTCGAGTTCTACTCCAAGCTGTTCAACACCTCACCGGCAAAACGCAAGCCAGGATATGCGAACTTCGCCGTCGACGAGCCGCCACTGAAGCTCGTGCTGATCGAGAGCCCTGGTCGGGGCGGCACGATCAACCACCTCGGAGTCGAGGTGGAGTCCAGCGAGAAGGTGCACTCCGAGATCGCGCGTCTCTCCGGCGAGGGTCTGTTCACGCAGGAAGAGATCAACTCAACGTGTTGCTTCGCCACGCAGGACAAGGTGTGGGTGACCGGCCCGGCGGACGAGAAGTGGGAGGTGTACGCCGTGCTCGCCGACTCGGACACCTTCGGCACCAGCCCTAAACTGTTGGAGCAGAACGCCACCGACGACTCGGCGCCGAGCGCGGGGTGTTGCGGCCCCAGTACGGACGATCCTGCGGAAGCCGCCACGGCCTGCTGCTGA
- a CDS encoding Rv2640c family ArsR-like transcriptional regulator gives MPKALPVIDISAPICCEPVSVAPLDDATALEVALRLKALADPVRIKLMSLLLTDGAGELCTCDLAASVGLTEATTSHHLGQLRKAGMVVPERRGMNVYYRARRDSLDALCSVLGAESPRA, from the coding sequence ATGCCCAAGGCTTTGCCCGTCATCGACATCAGCGCTCCCATCTGTTGTGAACCCGTGTCGGTGGCCCCCTTGGATGACGCCACCGCGCTGGAGGTCGCGCTGCGACTCAAGGCGCTGGCTGATCCGGTGCGGATCAAGCTGATGTCGCTGCTGTTGACCGACGGGGCAGGGGAGCTGTGCACCTGTGACCTGGCGGCCTCGGTCGGTCTGACCGAGGCCACCACCAGTCATCACCTGGGTCAGCTTCGGAAGGCCGGGATGGTGGTGCCGGAACGCCGCGGCATGAACGTCTATTACCGCGCTCGCCGGGATTCCCTCGACGCGTTGTGCTCCGTGCTGGGTGCCGAGTCCCCACGCGCCTAG
- a CDS encoding helix-turn-helix domain-containing protein produces MRVAIYMFDGVSLFHVAAPQLVFQEAAQLSGDPSAWSITLWSTTAGEVRLAEGHRFSGLAGPEATVDADIVVIPSWPKSAPPVSDALRRHVTSAHDRGATIAGLCLGALAVADTGLLRGRPAVTHWAAAELLTARGGNLADNSVLYIDHGDVITSAGTVSSIDACLHLVRERCGADLANRVARRMVVAPHREGGQAQYIEQPLSAPASSTTISAVLDWALEHLDGELSVEALAERGRMSKRSFIRQFRNATGTTPARWVLRQRLERARTLLETTDWDLRLVAHSSGFNSEVTFRQNFTAQYAVTPSSYRRQFRHADRDV; encoded by the coding sequence ATGCGCGTCGCGATCTACATGTTCGACGGCGTCTCGCTCTTCCACGTCGCCGCCCCGCAGCTGGTGTTCCAGGAAGCAGCCCAGCTCTCGGGGGACCCGTCGGCGTGGTCGATCACCCTGTGGTCCACCACTGCCGGCGAGGTACGCCTGGCCGAAGGGCATCGCTTTTCCGGACTCGCAGGCCCCGAGGCCACCGTCGACGCGGACATCGTGGTCATCCCGTCGTGGCCCAAGTCCGCACCGCCGGTGAGCGACGCACTCCGTCGGCACGTGACATCCGCCCACGACCGGGGCGCGACCATCGCCGGACTGTGCCTGGGGGCACTCGCGGTGGCCGACACCGGGCTGTTGCGCGGCAGGCCGGCCGTGACGCACTGGGCTGCCGCCGAATTGCTGACCGCGCGGGGCGGCAACCTGGCCGACAACTCCGTCCTCTATATCGACCACGGCGACGTCATCACCTCGGCCGGCACCGTGTCCTCGATCGACGCCTGCCTGCATCTGGTCCGGGAGCGATGCGGTGCCGACCTGGCCAACCGGGTGGCGCGCCGGATGGTCGTGGCCCCGCACCGCGAAGGCGGTCAGGCACAGTACATCGAACAGCCACTGTCGGCGCCCGCGTCGTCGACCACCATCAGCGCCGTCCTGGACTGGGCGCTCGAGCACCTCGACGGCGAACTCAGCGTCGAGGCGCTGGCCGAGCGGGGGCGGATGAGCAAGCGCAGCTTCATCCGCCAGTTCCGCAACGCAACCGGCACGACACCCGCCCGCTGGGTACTGAGGCAACGACTCGAGCGGGCCCGCACCCTGCTCGAGACCACTGACTGGGACCTGCGTCTGGTGGCGCACTCGTCGGGTTTCAACAGCGAGGTGACCTTTCGGCAGAACTTCACCGCGCAGTATGCAGTGACACCCTCGTCATACCGACGGCAGTTCCGGCACGCCGACCGGGACGTTTGA
- a CDS encoding isochorismatase family protein — MPAPKRALIVIDVQNDYFAGPVQVQYPPREESIGNIASAIDAATAAGLPVVSLQHTFPADFPVFADGSEGWKLHPEVEQRVTAEWKMATKQTGSVFGGTDVAEWLAEKGVDTITLVGYMTNNCVLSTAAHAETLGLAVEVLSDATGAINLANEAGSVSAEQLHTTLMVLLNSNFAAVGATSAWTDALSGGTALEKDNLVASAVAGAQAHS, encoded by the coding sequence ATGCCCGCTCCGAAGCGCGCCCTCATCGTCATCGACGTCCAGAACGACTACTTCGCCGGACCCGTGCAGGTTCAGTACCCGCCGCGCGAGGAGTCGATCGGGAACATCGCCTCCGCGATCGACGCCGCCACCGCGGCGGGTCTGCCCGTCGTGTCGCTGCAGCACACCTTCCCGGCCGACTTCCCCGTCTTCGCCGACGGCTCGGAGGGGTGGAAGCTGCACCCCGAGGTGGAGCAGCGGGTGACCGCGGAGTGGAAGATGGCCACCAAGCAGACCGGCAGCGTCTTCGGCGGCACCGATGTGGCGGAGTGGCTCGCCGAGAAGGGCGTCGACACCATCACCCTCGTCGGATACATGACCAACAACTGCGTGCTCTCCACCGCCGCCCACGCCGAGACCCTGGGTCTGGCCGTGGAGGTCCTCTCGGACGCCACCGGTGCGATCAACCTGGCCAACGAGGCCGGTTCGGTGTCCGCGGAGCAGCTCCACACCACCCTGATGGTGCTGCTCAACTCGAACTTCGCCGCGGTGGGGGCCACTTCGGCGTGGACCGATGCCCTCTCCGGCGGCACCGCGCTGGAGAAGGACAACCTGGTCGCCTCGGCGGTGGCGGGGGCACAGGCTCACAGCTGA
- a CDS encoding TetR-like C-terminal domain-containing protein: MTADGRSNGKRSAGETSGPSAPGRPRDGRIDAAIIAATRELILETGYSALSLSAIAARAGTTTAAIYRRWSGKAQLVHEAVLSAEEIPTPDGSGDIRADIRALIETVREMFDSPEVRLALPGLIADTVADPQVHTMMIERLAGNLAAFESRFGQERRGDDELPMLAEVVAGTAIFRILIRNDAALDDTWVDEMTQLITERWP, from the coding sequence ATGACAGCAGACGGCCGCAGCAATGGCAAGAGGTCCGCAGGCGAGACGTCCGGCCCATCCGCGCCGGGGCGGCCGCGCGACGGCCGGATCGACGCCGCGATCATCGCGGCCACTCGAGAGTTGATCCTCGAAACGGGATACTCCGCGCTGTCGCTCTCGGCGATCGCAGCGCGCGCCGGCACCACCACGGCCGCGATCTACCGGCGATGGTCGGGGAAGGCGCAGCTGGTTCACGAGGCGGTACTGTCCGCCGAGGAGATCCCGACCCCGGACGGTTCCGGCGACATCCGCGCCGATATCCGCGCATTGATCGAGACAGTCCGGGAGATGTTCGACAGCCCCGAGGTGCGGTTGGCTCTCCCCGGCCTGATCGCCGACACAGTCGCCGACCCTCAGGTGCACACCATGATGATCGAGCGATTGGCCGGGAACCTTGCAGCTTTCGAATCCCGCTTCGGGCAGGAACGGCGTGGCGACGACGAGTTGCCCATGCTCGCCGAGGTCGTCGCCGGCACCGCGATCTTTCGCATCCTGATCCGGAACGACGCCGCGCTCGACGACACCTGGGTGGACGAGATGACCCAGTTGATCACCGAACGCTGGCCCTGA